In Bacillus weihaiensis, the genomic stretch GACTTTGGTTTACTTGAAATTTGTGGGGCGATGTTCACAAAGATTATGAGACCTTTATTCACCTTACCTGGTCGCTCTTCTATTGACTGCTTAGCTTCATGGTTAGGTGATGGTACTGTCGGAGTGCTACTTACTAACAAACAATATGAGGATGGCTTCTATACAAAACGTGAAGCAGCCGTTATTGGCACAACCTTCTCCGTTGTATCGATTACGTTCACCATAGTCATCATGGAATATTTAGAGCTCGAAAAATATTTCGGAGCGTTCTACTTAACCATTGTGGTTGCTGGACTTGCTTGTGCACTTATTCTCCCGCGTATTCCACCACTCTCAAGAAAAGCGGATACGTACCATAACCAGAAAGACAAGAAAGAAGAGGAGAAATCTGATTCCATCTCTTTATTTAAATGGGGGGTAAATCGAGCAGTTAAGCAAGCAAGTGATAAAAGGTTCTCAGATGTTGTAAAGGGCGGCGTGGAAAATGTCCTTGATCTATGGTTAGGTGTTTTGCCTATCGTTATGACGATTGGCACTATTGCTCTCGTTATAGCAGAATACACTCCATTGTTCAAGCTACTTGGCGCCCCCTTTATTCCTGTATTAGAAATGCTGCAGGTTCCAGAAGCAGCGGAGGCTTCCCAAACGATGCTGATTGGTTTTGCGGATATGTTCTTGCCTGCTATCATTGGAAGTGGAATTGAAAGCGAAATGACACGCTTTATCATTGGGTGTTTATCCATTACACAGCTGATTTATATGTCTGAGGTAGGTGGGTTACTATTAGGTTCAAAGGTTCCCGTTACGTTCCTTGATCTCGTGTTAATCTTTTTGCTACGTACAGTTATTTCTATTCCGATTATTATAGGAATTGCTCATGTAGTGTTTTAAAAGAAGGGGCGGTTTCTCATAGTTTGTTGCATGATCAAAAAAATCCCAACTGCCGGATTTTTCCCCTGTGCTTCTATTTGTAAAAAGCGCAGCTCTGATCTTGCTTACCACCTATGGTATATATATGAAAGATGACTCTATACAAGCAACAAAGTTTAAAGAGCGTAAAAGTAAGAAGAGGCTGGGACAAAACAAAGAGCCAGGCACCATCCGATACAATCTATTGTGTGCACTAGATAAATCAGTGCGTACATATAGTCGTTACGATAAGGTGCCAGGCACTTCTGTCCCAGTCTCTTTCCTTTTTAAAGAATCAATAAAATCTCTATTTAAGCCAATACCTCTTTAATTCGGTCAATTGCCCAATCTAAATCTTCTCTTGAAATAACTAGCGGTGGTGCAAAACGAATAACAGTGTCATGTGTTTCCTTACACAGTAATCCTTTTTCTTTTAAGGCTTCACAATAGCTACGTGCAGGTTTAGTTAATTCAACACCGATAAATAACCCTCTTCCACGCACTTCTTTTATAACCGGATTATTTATCTCCTTTAAGCGTTCTTGGAAATACGCACCTAATTCAAGTGAACGTTCCACAAGGTTTTCATCTTCAATTACTTCTAAGGATGCAAGAGAAACAGCACAAGCAAGTGGATTACCTCCAAATGTTGAACCATGTGATCCAGGATTAAACACACCAAGAATGTCTTTATTTGCAACAACACATGAAATTGGGAATACACCTCCACCTAATGCTTTTCCTAGAATATACATATCAGGTATAACCTCTTCCCAATCACAGGCAAACAGCTTACCAGAACGAGCAAGTCCCGCTTGAATTTCATCTGCTATAAAAAGAACATTATTATCTTTACATACCTTGAACGCTTCTTTAATAAATCCTTCTCTTGGGATTACAATGCCTGCTTCACCTTGAATCGGTTCAAATAAGAAGCCTGCTGTGTTAGGTGTAATGGCATTTTTCAAAGCCTCTAAGTCACCATATGGAATAAGCTTAATCCCTGGAAGCATTGGCCCGAAGCCTTTACGGTACTCATCATCTGATGAAAGAGAAACAGCCGTCATCGTACGTCCATGGAAATTCCCAACACATGCAATTATTTCAGCTTGATTATCTGCAATTCCTTTTACTTGATAACCCCAACGTCTTACCGCTTTAATAGCTGTTTCAACAGCTTCAGCACCTGTATTCATCGGAAGAGCCATTTCTTTTTTCGTCATTTTAGTGATTTTCTCATACCAAGGTCCGAGCTGATCATTATGAAAGGCACGGGAAGTTAGTGTGACTTTGTCAGCTTGATCCTTCAATGCTTGGATGATTTTTGGATGGCGATGACCTTGGTTAACCGCTGAGTACGCACTAAGCATATCTAAGTAGCGGTTCCCCTCAGGATCCTCCACCCAAATACCTTCTGCCTCTGAAATCACGATTGGTAGCGGATGATAGTTGTTGGCACCATACTGTTCTGTTTGATCAATAACTTGTTTAGATACTGTTTTCACACTTATTTCCTCCTTTATTAAATAGGCTGTTTTCGTCTACTTTGTTTCTTATAATCAAGCAAATGAAGAAAACAGCATTACCTACAATCTTTCAGAAAAAAGCCATTATAAATAAGTTTTTCTGTAGAATATTCGATTTTGGTCAATTTTTCGTATTTTCTTATGAAATAGTTCTAGTTAAATGTAGTTGTTGTTTTCCGATACACACATTCCACTACAATCAACAAAGAGTAATAAATGAAGATTAATATTAACATCTATAATTAAAGTAGCTTTTCTCCGAACAAGGAACCCATGAGCGCTACAGCAACCCCTGCTGTTTTATTACCATGGTCTAGTATAGGATTCACTTCAACAAATTCAGCTGATGTAATGATTTTTGATTCCTCTAATATCTCCATTGCTAAATGACTTTCACGATAACTAATCCCACCTAACACAGGTGTACCTACTCCAGGAGCGTCACTTGGGTCTAAGCCATCTAAATCAAGAGACAAATGCACCCCATCTGTTCTTTCTTTTAAATATTCAATAGCCTCTTCCATTACCTTTGTCATACCAAGTCGATCAATTTCATGCATGGTATATACTTTTATACCCTTTTCTCGAATTAACACACGTTCCCCTTCATCTAGAGAGCGAGCTCCGATAATGACAATGTTTTCAGGCTTCACTTTTGGAGAGTAATCTAAAATATTCGTTAAAGCAGGATGTCCGATTCCTAAACTAACAGCAAGTGGCATTCCATGAATATTACCTGATGGAGATGTGTCTGCTGTATTTAAGTCACCATGAGCATCGTACCAAATCACACCTAAGTTATGATAGTGTTTTGACACACCAGCTAACGTACCAATTGCTATACTATGATCACCACCGAATACTAGAGGAAAAGAACCTTTTTCAATCACTTCATCGACAGAAGAAGCTAATTTCTCATTCGCTTCTGATACCGCTTTCAAATGTTTTAACTTTTCTCCTCCAGCTTCTTCTTGCGTTTCACGTCGCCCAATCTCGATATCACCACAATCATAAATCTCATAATCTAAATCCTCTAAACGCTCGACAACCCCAGCATAACGTATCGCGCTTGGCCCCATGTCAACTCCACGTCTTGATTGACCTAAATCCATTGGAACTCCGATTATTGATATATGTTTTTTCACCGTTAATCTCCCCCTTATCCTCATCTTATCTTACTAACAGTCAATGACTCAACTCCACAAGTTCATGCATATTCATACATACGTATACAAAATATATTTTATCAAAATAATAAAATAGGATAGTAAGCTCTATTAAACTTATTTATAAATCTCCGTTAGACTCATTTGTTTCAGGCGAGCGTCCAGGAGCCTCAACGACGTATCAACTGCGGGGTCTCCGCTTCCATTTGACTCTCTTTCCCTTAATCTTAACATGCCTTTTCACCTCAATAAACATTTTGAATAATTCCACATAAACACACCCAAATAAATTCAATCAACTATAAAAATAAAGATTACAACTAAATTTCCACCCATTTCACAACCACTAATAAAATTATATAAGAAAAATATCAACGGAACAAAATCTTCCGTTCCTTTTTATAGAATCGTCGAAAAAATTTTTTATACCCACTTAAGGTACTATTATAATTACGGGCTTTTTCACCTCCCTTTTTAGTAGGAATAATAAGTACCATCCTATAATCATGGAGCTGCCTCTTATTTTATCCACTTTTTTAAAAGTACCTCATAATCTTATTGTTCTATCAAAAAAAAGCGTGAACTCTTATATATGAGTTCACGCTTTTTTTCACTTTACAAAAATTCCAAATGGTTTTCCTACCGGAAGAACAACCTTACCAAAGTGAACATTTAATACCGCTGCTGCAGAGCCATAGAAAGATAATAAGGCAATACAAAGCTCAGCGATCGCTGCAATCATGTGGGTTGCTTCAGGCATTACACCTAACGTACTTAAGGATAAACCAATAAATAAGAAATCAATAAAAACAAAAATAAAAAATAATACCTTATGTGTTTCCATCGCACCAATAGTCATGAACACACTAAAAATCAAATAACCGATAAACGCAATACCTAGCTGTCTAGGATCTGCATTAGCTGCCAATGCCTCACCGAATGCACCTAATTGAATTAACCAAGACATCCCAACACCAAACCAGAACAAACCAAATGCAGCAAACGCTGTTGTACCAAATGTATTATTATGTTTAGCATCTAAAAAGCTCGCAATTAATTGAGCCAGTCCACCTAAAAAGAATGCCCAAGGTAGAATGAATGCTACTCCGTCTGTTAAGCCTAATTTCTGTGATGAAGCAACTAGTGTCACCATCGCTAATCCAAAAAGACCAAGTGCAGATGGATCCGCTACTGTTACTTTTACTTGATGTGTATTTTGATTCGTCATGATATCCTCCTAAAGTAAAACATACTTACATACGATACAAAAGTTCAAATAGAGTGTCAATTGCTTTTTTAGAAGTCTAATAATTGCAAAAAGACTGTGATACCAAGGTTTTGTTGGTTTACCTGTTATGTAATCGCCATCATGTGACTAAAAGATTTTTGCTACATGCAACTAGTTTTCATCCTCGCTCATCATTAGCATGACCAAAAAAATAAGGACCTACCAAATGGTAAGCCCTAAAAGTACACTATTTTTGAAATTGAACTTTATGCAGGTTAGCAAAAATACCGCCCATTTCAATCAATTCATCATGCTTTCCTTCTTCCGCTATTCCATTCTCTGTCACCACGACAATGCGATCTGCATTTCGTATTGTCGCTAGTCTGTGAGCGATGACAAGAGTTGTACGATTCTTAGAGAGCTCAGTTAATGCTTGTTGTATGATCATCTCTGTTTCGGTGTCTAAGGCTGAAGTAGCTTCATCTAAGATTAAGATTGGTGGGTTTTTCAAGAACATTCTAGCAATCGCAATACGTTGCTTTTGACCTCCAGAAAGCTTCAAGCCTCTTTCACCAATTTGTGTCTCATATCCATGTGGCAAAGATTCGATTAGAGTGGTTAAATGCGCTCTTCTCGCAGCTTCTTCAATTTCTTCCTGAGAGGCATCTAGCTTCCCATATGCGATATTCTCACGGAGAGTTCCCGTAAAAAGGAAAACGTCCTGTTGAACAATTCCAATTTGTGAACGTAACGATTCTTTTGTTAAATCTCTTATGTTCATACCATCAATTTTAATCGCACCTTCATTCACATCATAAAATCTAGGAATTAACGTACAAATCGTTGTTTTCCCCGCTCCTGAAGGGCCGACAAATGCAATCGTTTCACCAGCATGTATATGTAGATTTATGCCATTTAACACAACCTTATGATCTTCATAGCCAAAAGTAACATTTTCAAATGCAATGTCACCACGTAAGGACTCTACTTCAATGGCATCCTTTACATCAACAACATCTGGCTTGCGATCAAGTAACTCGGTAAATCTTTTAAACCCAGCCATCCCTTTTGGATAAAGCTCCATAAGGGCACTAATTTTATCAATCGGTTTAAATAATACATTAATATAAAGAACAAACCCGACTAGTTCACCGTACGTAAGCTGGCCAGTATAGCTTAACCAAGCACCTACGACAAGAACTGCCAATGTTACAAAGCGTGTCATCATATAGATTCCTGATAAACTAAAGGACATCACCTTATAACCACCTAGCTTCGCTTTACGAAACTTCATATTATTTATTGAAAATCGGTCGTTTTCAAATTTTTCATTTGTAAAAGATTGGACAACACGAACTCCAGATACACTATCCTCTACACGAGAATTCACATCTGCTATTTCACCGTACATTTTTCTCCATGCTTTATTCATTTTTAAATTACTTACAACCATTAGCCACCCTAAAAACGGTAAGACGATAAGCGCAACAAGTGCTAGCTTCACGTTCACTGTAAACATTATCCAAAAAGCACCAACAAAGGTCATAATCGCAATAAATAAATCCTCTGGACCATGGTGGGCTAACTCGCCAATATCCATTAAATCATTAGTAATTCGACTCATCACGTTCCCAGTCTTTGTATTATCAAAAAATTTAAATGATTGCTTTTGGACATGCTGAAAAAGCTGTTTCCTCATATCCGTTTCAATATTGATCCCAAGCTTATGGCCCCAATAATTGACGATAAACTGAAGAAATGTACTTAACAGGTAGATAAAAAACAACCCTAAGCTTACAGAAACAATAGCAGTCCAATTCTCCGTTGGCAAAAGAACATCAATAAACCATTGCACTGCAAGCGGAAAAGCTAATTCAAGGAGAGCAACCACAATTGCACTACTAAAATCTAAAATAAATAATTTCTTGTGTGGTACATAATAGGAAAAGAACCGCTTTAGCATTTTTTAAGTTTCTCCTTTAATAAGTGTTATAAAATATGTTTATTTTACCACCTTATATCATACTTAGATAGATAAATGTTGTTGTAGCCTACAGACAAACGATATAATGAAGGAAACGAATGCCTAGAAAGGGGATATTATACTTGTCTATATTTAAAGGATATATCGGTACATACACAAAAGGTGACAGTGAAGGAGTTTATAGCTTTACATTTGATACTGAATCTAAAAAAATTCAGCAAATAAAGCCTGTTGCAACAATAGAAAACCCTACATATGTAAACATTAGTCAGGATAACAACTATTTATATGCCGTTCTAAAGGATGGCTCCCAAGGTGGAGTCGCTACTTACTCTATTGACGAACAAACCGGCAATCTAACTGAAATCAATCGTCAATTATTAGATGGCACATCTCCATGTCATGTTAGTGTCGATGAGTCAAACACTCAAGTCGTTACAGCGAATTATCACTTAGGAACTATTGTTTCACATCTCGTTAATGAAGATTCTTCTTTAACTCCAGCACAATCTGTAAGCCAGCATATAGGAAGTGGTCCGCACGAAAGACAAGAAAAGCCACATGCTCATTACTCAGGCTTTACACTTGACGGTAGATTTGTTGTTGCCGTTGATTTAGGAACAGATCAGGTCATTACCTATAAAACGAATGACGGTAAGCTAGAAGAAGTCAGCTCACTATCCGTAAAATCCGGCAGTGGCCCAAGACACATAACATTTCATCCCAATGGAAAATACGCGTATGTAATGACAGAGCTAAGCAACGAAGTCATTTCCCTAGAATACAATTCAGAAACTGGTTCATTTACTGAGCTACAATACATAGCGACGATTCCAGCGGATTTTACTGAAAATAGCCAAGGAAGTGCCATTCACATTTCTTCTGACGGACAATTTGTTTATGCTGGAAATCGAGGTCATGATAGCATTGCGAGCTACTCAGTGAACAATGAAACTGGCGAACTTACGTTCATAGAGTATACATCGACAGAAGGACATTGGCCTCGTGATTTCGCATTAGATCCAACAGAAAACTTCTTACTTGCATCTAATCAAGAAAGCAGCAATCTTGTTCTCTTCTCAAGAGACAAAAAAACAGGTAAATTAACTTTACTAGATTCTTCTATTACTGTTCCAGACCCTGTTTGCATTAAGTTTTTACACGTTAAATAAGGATATTTGAAAGCTCGCTTTTTCTAATGCGAGCTTTTTTGGGTTTTCGAAAATTTTAAGTGCCGGATTTCAGCCTGTGTACAGGCTTTTTCTCACTGTATTGGACGATAAGCTTTTTTCTCCCTTGCTTATTAGCGATTTTCATGTAAATAAGCTATATGTTCTTAAATGCCTATAGAGTAGCAACAAAGTTTTAGAAAACACCTAACCAAACGAGTATTTTTTTGTAAAATTTATTGAAAAACAATAAATTATGACGTAAACTTTCTTAAGAGAACACGATAAACTAGAACGAGGTGAAAAGCTTGAACAATGTTTCTTCCATTTTCTTGAGAGTTGCGATTTGTATGATAGGAATAATCGTTTTATTCTTATGTTTCTTTTGGCTTCCCTGGCAAGCCCGTGTTTTAGCAGAGGTATATCCTGAATATGCTCATTTACAATACCCGCTACTCATCGGAATCTATATGACAGCACTCCCCTTCTTCTATGCTCTTTATTCTGCTTTAAAGCTCTTACATTACATTGATAAAGACACAGCGTTTTCCTCTTTATCCGTAAAGGAATTAAAGACGATAAAGCTTTGTGCCCTATTGATTTGTGTCTTGTATATCATTGGGTTCTTTTACTTAAGTTCTCAGCAGGCAGGTAAC encodes the following:
- a CDS encoding YjiH family protein — its product is MYTLKHYLTFIIPSFIGIFLFIIPVSINGEFTISVAWLASKLQDILGDSIPFIATSIIGLSAIFSLIAGIAKPTFMLNSALMKKLFFVSWIWQIARVVGFLFSCMVLFQVGPSSVWNENTGGLLLFDLIPVLFTIFIFAGLFLPLLLDFGLLEICGAMFTKIMRPLFTLPGRSSIDCLASWLGDGTVGVLLTNKQYEDGFYTKREAAVIGTTFSVVSITFTIVIMEYLELEKYFGAFYLTIVVAGLACALILPRIPPLSRKADTYHNQKDKKEEEKSDSISLFKWGVNRAVKQASDKRFSDVVKGGVENVLDLWLGVLPIVMTIGTIALVIAEYTPLFKLLGAPFIPVLEMLQVPEAAEASQTMLIGFADMFLPAIIGSGIESEMTRFIIGCLSITQLIYMSEVGGLLLGSKVPVTFLDLVLIFLLRTVISIPIIIGIAHVVF
- a CDS encoding ornithine--oxo-acid transaminase — protein: MKTVSKQVIDQTEQYGANNYHPLPIVISEAEGIWVEDPEGNRYLDMLSAYSAVNQGHRHPKIIQALKDQADKVTLTSRAFHNDQLGPWYEKITKMTKKEMALPMNTGAEAVETAIKAVRRWGYQVKGIADNQAEIIACVGNFHGRTMTAVSLSSDDEYRKGFGPMLPGIKLIPYGDLEALKNAITPNTAGFLFEPIQGEAGIVIPREGFIKEAFKVCKDNNVLFIADEIQAGLARSGKLFACDWEEVIPDMYILGKALGGGVFPISCVVANKDILGVFNPGSHGSTFGGNPLACAVSLASLEVIEDENLVERSLELGAYFQERLKEINNPVIKEVRGRGLFIGVELTKPARSYCEALKEKGLLCKETHDTVIRFAPPLVISREDLDWAIDRIKEVLA
- the rocF gene encoding arginase, producing MKKHISIIGVPMDLGQSRRGVDMGPSAIRYAGVVERLEDLDYEIYDCGDIEIGRRETQEEAGGEKLKHLKAVSEANEKLASSVDEVIEKGSFPLVFGGDHSIAIGTLAGVSKHYHNLGVIWYDAHGDLNTADTSPSGNIHGMPLAVSLGIGHPALTNILDYSPKVKPENIVIIGARSLDEGERVLIREKGIKVYTMHEIDRLGMTKVMEEAIEYLKERTDGVHLSLDLDGLDPSDAPGVGTPVLGGISYRESHLAMEILEESKIITSAEFVEVNPILDHGNKTAGVAVALMGSLFGEKLL
- a CDS encoding acetate uptake transporter, producing MTNQNTHQVKVTVADPSALGLFGLAMVTLVASSQKLGLTDGVAFILPWAFFLGGLAQLIASFLDAKHNNTFGTTAFAAFGLFWFGVGMSWLIQLGAFGEALAANADPRQLGIAFIGYLIFSVFMTIGAMETHKVLFFIFVFIDFLFIGLSLSTLGVMPEATHMIAAIAELCIALLSFYGSAAAVLNVHFGKVVLPVGKPFGIFVK
- a CDS encoding ABC transporter ATP-binding protein → MLKRFFSYYVPHKKLFILDFSSAIVVALLELAFPLAVQWFIDVLLPTENWTAIVSVSLGLFFIYLLSTFLQFIVNYWGHKLGINIETDMRKQLFQHVQKQSFKFFDNTKTGNVMSRITNDLMDIGELAHHGPEDLFIAIMTFVGAFWIMFTVNVKLALVALIVLPFLGWLMVVSNLKMNKAWRKMYGEIADVNSRVEDSVSGVRVVQSFTNEKFENDRFSINNMKFRKAKLGGYKVMSFSLSGIYMMTRFVTLAVLVVGAWLSYTGQLTYGELVGFVLYINVLFKPIDKISALMELYPKGMAGFKRFTELLDRKPDVVDVKDAIEVESLRGDIAFENVTFGYEDHKVVLNGINLHIHAGETIAFVGPSGAGKTTICTLIPRFYDVNEGAIKIDGMNIRDLTKESLRSQIGIVQQDVFLFTGTLRENIAYGKLDASQEEIEEAARRAHLTTLIESLPHGYETQIGERGLKLSGGQKQRIAIARMFLKNPPILILDEATSALDTETEMIIQQALTELSKNRTTLVIAHRLATIRNADRIVVVTENGIAEEGKHDELIEMGGIFANLHKVQFQK
- a CDS encoding lactonase family protein; translated protein: MPRKGILYLSIFKGYIGTYTKGDSEGVYSFTFDTESKKIQQIKPVATIENPTYVNISQDNNYLYAVLKDGSQGGVATYSIDEQTGNLTEINRQLLDGTSPCHVSVDESNTQVVTANYHLGTIVSHLVNEDSSLTPAQSVSQHIGSGPHERQEKPHAHYSGFTLDGRFVVAVDLGTDQVITYKTNDGKLEEVSSLSVKSGSGPRHITFHPNGKYAYVMTELSNEVISLEYNSETGSFTELQYIATIPADFTENSQGSAIHISSDGQFVYAGNRGHDSIASYSVNNETGELTFIEYTSTEGHWPRDFALDPTENFLLASNQESSNLVLFSRDKKTGKLTLLDSSITVPDPVCIKFLHVK
- a CDS encoding DUF2975 domain-containing protein produces the protein MNNVSSIFLRVAICMIGIIVLFLCFFWLPWQARVLAEVYPEYAHLQYPLLIGIYMTALPFFYALYSALKLLHYIDKDTAFSSLSVKELKTIKLCALLICVLYIIGFFYLSSQQAGNPVTFILGIFIPFVSACIAIFAALLQKLLQKAIDLKSENDLTV